One Bufo gargarizans isolate SCDJY-AF-19 chromosome 4, ASM1485885v1, whole genome shotgun sequence DNA window includes the following coding sequences:
- the LOC122934028 gene encoding zinc finger protein OZF-like isoform X1: MMEDHQPLTSSVKEERTTLERCPSPLLLQDGSEEHQNVPYDDQLLNLGKDLTNIKAEDTYVRGDEQIIEDIATDNHPADNCTRSLEKHVILSDFRTDDCGVTEDKHEKYAIIPDVPLVFDTKDLSSDPLDGFQSFDLSKTVKQIKSHRRIVQHQGTHTRKKTFSCSKCGKCFNRNSRLIVHERIHTGEKPFSCSECGKCLNYKSDLVKHQRIHTGEKPFSCSECGKCFNHKSHLNIHQRIHTGLKPFSCSECGRLFNYKLDLVKHQTVHTGEKPFLCSICEKRFNQKSDLVIHERIHTGAKPFPCLECEKQFNYKSHLVIHQKMHTGEQPYSCSECEKHFNHKSQLVRHQRCHTGEKPFSCSTCEKCFSHKSQLVIHERIHTGEKPFFCLECGKSFTKKAGLVAHHRIHTGEKPFSCSECGKCFTVYSSLVKHQRIHTGEKPFSCLECGKSFTNKTSLVVHHRIHTGEKPFSCSECGKCFNQKSDLVKHQRIHTGKKPF; this comes from the exons ttaaaGAAGAGAGAACAACACTGGAGAGATGTCCCAGCCCACTTCTTctacaggatggttcagaagaacatcaaaATGTTCCATATGATGATCAG CTTTTAAATCTGGGTAAAGATCTGACCAATATTAAGGCTGAAGAtacatatgtgaggggtgatgagcagatCATAGAGGACATTGCCACAGATAACCacccag CAGATAACTGTACCAGGAGCTTAGAGAAACATGTGATATTATCAGATTTCAGAACAGATGATTGTGGTGTCACAGAAGATAAACATGAAAAGTATGCCATTATCCCAGATGTACCCTTGGTTTTTGACACAAAAGATCTATCATCTGATCCTTTGGATGGATTTCAATCTTTTGATTTATCAAAGACTGTTAAGCAAATTAAAAGTCACAGAAGAATTGTTCAACATCAAGGAACTCACACAAGAAAGAAGACTTTTTCATGCtcaaaatgtgggaaatgttttaaccgtaaTTCACGTCTTAttgtacatgagagaattcacacaggggagaagccattttcatgctcagaatgtgggaaatgtctTAACTATAAATCAGATCtggttaaacatcagagaattcacacaggggagaaaccattttcatgctcagaatgtgggaaatgttttaaccataaaTCACATCTtaatatacatcagagaattcacacagggctgaagccattttcatgctcagaatgtgggagacTGTTTAACTATAAAttagatcttgttaaacatcagacagttcacacaggggagaagccatttttatgttcaaTATGTGAAAAACGTTTTAACCAAAAATCTGATCTTGtcatacatgagagaattcacacaggggcgaAGCCATTTCCATGCTTAGAATGTGAAAAACAGTTTAActataaatcacatcttgttattcATCAGAAAATGCACACAGGGGAGCAGCcatattcatgctcagaatgtgaaaaacattttaatcataaatcacaacttgttagacatcagagatgtcacacaggggagaagccattttcatgctcaacttgtgaaaaatgttttagccataaatcgcaacttgttatacatgagagaattcacacaggggagaagccatttttttgtttagaatgtgggaaatctttcacAAAGAAAGCAGGTCTTGTTGCACAtcacagaattcacacaggggagaagccattttcatgctctgaatgtgggaaatgttttacagtttATTCCAGTCtagttaaacatcagagaattcacacaggggagaagccattttcttgtttagaatgtgggaaatctttcacAAACAAAACAAGTCTTGTTGTACAtcacagaattcacacaggggagaagccattttcatgctcagaatgtgggaaatgttttaatcagaaatcagatcttgttaaacatcagagaattcacacagggaagAAGCCATTTTAA
- the LOC122934028 gene encoding zinc finger protein OZF-like isoform X2, translated as MMEDHQPLTSSVKEERTTLERCPSPLLLQDGSEEHQNVPYDDQLLNLGKDLTNIKAEDTYVRGDEQIIEDIATDNHPDNCTRSLEKHVILSDFRTDDCGVTEDKHEKYAIIPDVPLVFDTKDLSSDPLDGFQSFDLSKTVKQIKSHRRIVQHQGTHTRKKTFSCSKCGKCFNRNSRLIVHERIHTGEKPFSCSECGKCLNYKSDLVKHQRIHTGEKPFSCSECGKCFNHKSHLNIHQRIHTGLKPFSCSECGRLFNYKLDLVKHQTVHTGEKPFLCSICEKRFNQKSDLVIHERIHTGAKPFPCLECEKQFNYKSHLVIHQKMHTGEQPYSCSECEKHFNHKSQLVRHQRCHTGEKPFSCSTCEKCFSHKSQLVIHERIHTGEKPFFCLECGKSFTKKAGLVAHHRIHTGEKPFSCSECGKCFTVYSSLVKHQRIHTGEKPFSCLECGKSFTNKTSLVVHHRIHTGEKPFSCSECGKCFNQKSDLVKHQRIHTGKKPF; from the exons ttaaaGAAGAGAGAACAACACTGGAGAGATGTCCCAGCCCACTTCTTctacaggatggttcagaagaacatcaaaATGTTCCATATGATGATCAG CTTTTAAATCTGGGTAAAGATCTGACCAATATTAAGGCTGAAGAtacatatgtgaggggtgatgagcagatCATAGAGGACATTGCCACAGATAACCacccag ATAACTGTACCAGGAGCTTAGAGAAACATGTGATATTATCAGATTTCAGAACAGATGATTGTGGTGTCACAGAAGATAAACATGAAAAGTATGCCATTATCCCAGATGTACCCTTGGTTTTTGACACAAAAGATCTATCATCTGATCCTTTGGATGGATTTCAATCTTTTGATTTATCAAAGACTGTTAAGCAAATTAAAAGTCACAGAAGAATTGTTCAACATCAAGGAACTCACACAAGAAAGAAGACTTTTTCATGCtcaaaatgtgggaaatgttttaaccgtaaTTCACGTCTTAttgtacatgagagaattcacacaggggagaagccattttcatgctcagaatgtgggaaatgtctTAACTATAAATCAGATCtggttaaacatcagagaattcacacaggggagaaaccattttcatgctcagaatgtgggaaatgttttaaccataaaTCACATCTtaatatacatcagagaattcacacagggctgaagccattttcatgctcagaatgtgggagacTGTTTAACTATAAAttagatcttgttaaacatcagacagttcacacaggggagaagccatttttatgttcaaTATGTGAAAAACGTTTTAACCAAAAATCTGATCTTGtcatacatgagagaattcacacaggggcgaAGCCATTTCCATGCTTAGAATGTGAAAAACAGTTTAActataaatcacatcttgttattcATCAGAAAATGCACACAGGGGAGCAGCcatattcatgctcagaatgtgaaaaacattttaatcataaatcacaacttgttagacatcagagatgtcacacaggggagaagccattttcatgctcaacttgtgaaaaatgttttagccataaatcgcaacttgttatacatgagagaattcacacaggggagaagccatttttttgtttagaatgtgggaaatctttcacAAAGAAAGCAGGTCTTGTTGCACAtcacagaattcacacaggggagaagccattttcatgctctgaatgtgggaaatgttttacagtttATTCCAGTCtagttaaacatcagagaattcacacaggggagaagccattttcttgtttagaatgtgggaaatctttcacAAACAAAACAAGTCTTGTTGTACAtcacagaattcacacaggggagaagccattttcatgctcagaatgtgggaaatgttttaatcagaaatcagatcttgttaaacatcagagaattcacacagggaagAAGCCATTTTAA